In Marinobacter sp. M3C, the genomic stretch GGTTTGTAAGCCACCGGCGAAATATCGGCAACAATCACCCGGTCAACTCGATCTGGCGCCAGTAATGCCAGCTGCATCGCCACTTTGCCACCCATGGAATGGCCCAGCACGCAAGCCCGTTCAAGGCCCTGCTTATCCATATAGGCCAGTACGTCCGCCGCCATGGATGGATAGTCCATGGTGTCGGTGTGGGGCGACTGGCCGTGATTGCGCTGATCCAGGGCGTGAATCTGCCAACGGTCTTCCAAACGACGGATTATTCCGCCCAAGTTGTCCAGCGAACCGAACAACCCGTGCAATACGATTAATGGCAAGCGCCCGGATTCATCCGGTCCGGCTTGGCGGGCGTTGAGTTCAACAGTCATCAGAGATTTCCTTACGGCGCTTTTGGCCGTTAGATTAGCACTGGAACAGCCGCATCGACAAAGATCCTGCACTTCTTAGATCGGCTGCACTGTCTACGCAGAACCACAAATGTGGTTGATGACAGGCGCCATGCTATCTTGGCCCATTACAACGCTGCGCTTGCGGTGCACACCGATACAGGAATCTAGATGCCCGAATTCTCATTGATTGCCGTTATTGTTACTCTGGTGTATCTGGCATCTCTGGTGTGCATCTACCGGATTCTAATGACTTATCGCACGGCTCAAGGGGCTTTGGCCTGGGTTATCGCCTTGCTGGCGCTGCCGTGGATTGCTTTGCCGTTGTTCTTACTCATTGGGCGTTCACGCTTTGGTGGGTACATTAAAGCGCGACGCATGGGCGACGAGGCGCTGACCAATCTGCTGAACCGGTTTGAACAGCAAGAAACCTCGTTATGCTCACCAGCGCACGAACATTTCAGCGACGAACTTCAGGTACTCAGCAAGCTGGCTCGCCAGCCGTTTACCGAAGGCAATTACAGCACTTTATTGCGCGACGGCGAAGCGACTTTCGACGCCCTGTTTGACTGCATGGAAAACGCCCAGCACTACATCCTGCTGGAGTTCTACATTGTGCGTTCTGACCGTGTTGGGCAGCGCATAAAGTCCATTCTGGAACGCAAGCTGGCAGAAGGGGTGGAAGTGTGGTTTTTGCACGACAATATCGGCAGCTTTGGCTTGCCTCGCAAATACATCAGGGAGCTGACGCAAGCGGGCGCCCACACCGCCGCCTTTGGCGATGGCAACGTACGCCGCTGGCGCTTTCAAATGAATTTTCGCAATCACCGCAAAATTTTGGTGTGTGATGGCAAAGTAGGCTTTGTTGGCGGTATCAATCTGGCAGACGAGTATCTGGGCGCAGCTATGGACCAAGAACCCTGGCGCGACACCCACTGCCGTATTGAAGGCCCCGCGGTAACCGGGCTACAACTGGCCTGGCTAGAAGACTGGAACTGGGCCAGCGACACCTTTCCAGAGCTGAACTGGGCACCCCATCACAAAACCCCGGGTGACGAGCGAATTCTGATTCTGCCCACCGGACCCGCCGACAGCTGGGAAAGCTGTACTCTGTTTTTTCTCAACTGCATCAACAACGCCCGCGAGCGGGTGTGGATTGCATCACCCTATTTTGTGCCCGATGTTCAGGTGATGAACGCGTTGCAGCTGGCGGCGCTGAGAGGGATAGACGTCAGAATTTTGATTCCGGAAAAATCCGACAGCCGCATCATTGGCCTAGCGGCCTATTCCTATCTGGTACAGGCCTGCCAGGCCGGCATTCAGATTTATCGCTATCAGCCCGGGTTCATGCATCAAAAAGTGATTCTGGTGGACGACCGCTACACCGCTGTCGGCACGGCAAACCTGGACAACCGCTCAATGCGCCTGAATTTTGAAATTACCGCAATCAACACATCAGGCACGTTTGTAGAAGAAGTGGACGCGATGCTGACCGAGGACTTCAAACAGTCCCACTTGATGGACGAGCGCGATTATCGCGACCGTTCCCTGGCGTTTCGAATTACCTGCCGTGCCATACGCCTGGCCGCGCCGCTGCTGTGAAGCCGCTAGCCGATAGCGATTTCAGCGCTGGTTATCGTCACCAGACGGCAGCGGCTCTACGGCCAAGTGCGACGTATCGGGCACGATCGGCGGTGGCAATTCGTCTTTGCTGCCGATATCGCTGCCGGCCGGTGCCAGGGTCCAGGCATCAAGATGATCAAAACTCGGGACCTCTACCGGCACGGACTCAGCTAGGGTTACGCCCGGTGGGTCCAGAGTCAACGCGGACCCCGCCAGCACCGCATCGGTGCGCTCGCCAGCGATAGGTAGGCCACTGGCGCTCGCCTGAGTTATCGCGAAGGGGCTACGGGCGTTGCGCTGCGGTGGCTGGGGAGCAGCGGCGGACTGCGGTGCAAGGTTTGAACGCGCTGGTTGCGCTT encodes the following:
- the cls gene encoding cardiolipin synthase — translated: MPEFSLIAVIVTLVYLASLVCIYRILMTYRTAQGALAWVIALLALPWIALPLFLLIGRSRFGGYIKARRMGDEALTNLLNRFEQQETSLCSPAHEHFSDELQVLSKLARQPFTEGNYSTLLRDGEATFDALFDCMENAQHYILLEFYIVRSDRVGQRIKSILERKLAEGVEVWFLHDNIGSFGLPRKYIRELTQAGAHTAAFGDGNVRRWRFQMNFRNHRKILVCDGKVGFVGGINLADEYLGAAMDQEPWRDTHCRIEGPAVTGLQLAWLEDWNWASDTFPELNWAPHHKTPGDERILILPTGPADSWESCTLFFLNCINNARERVWIASPYFVPDVQVMNALQLAALRGIDVRILIPEKSDSRIIGLAAYSYLVQACQAGIQIYRYQPGFMHQKVILVDDRYTAVGTANLDNRSMRLNFEITAINTSGTFVEEVDAMLTEDFKQSHLMDERDYRDRSLAFRITCRAIRLAAPLL